The Chryseobacterium aureum genome contains a region encoding:
- a CDS encoding SusC/RagA family TonB-linked outer membrane protein has translation MNVKLRVLTAGVLFFTGQVVFAQKDTTSSKKDKEQKIDEIVVLGYSKTSTKAKSNASSVTIGSETLENRPNISVLNSIQGTAPGIVANSASGSPGSGKFNIIIRGLSSLNGSTDPLYVIDGIITSGSQFRNLNPNDIDTFSILKDAQATAIYGNRAANGVVVITTKGGKFNSKLRISYDALTSFSVLPKTDYNMSSGQQLLQVQKNAGAGKGSTMSQNDINNFTTNTDWRDLFSRVGMSQQHTLSVSAGGENISNFVSLGYVDSEGNIRGTDFKRFTLRNNLNGKSNDGRLTFGAILGLGFSKRNQLDDETNTAINANTVQNPLFGTVLSAPYLPAPTFSNGLGLFNQIGTASGNGNGAYILYDNIMGGIRNQFTETSLTANVSANYKLTSDLSIGNRTGVDYKNYQRQFARAANGYLSLVVAAGQGAKYGGFEQFNTVNDLTFNTTTNITYNHSFGDHTITAAAYLDYIKVNWQSYTQQQNGLDPLVWEFGAGTGYVPFNPATPNIYRPSASALKVTAGTLAYFGTLDYDYQGKYGVSGVIRRDGSYRFPKDNRWETFWSVAARWNIDKENFMEGSGFNLLKLRASLGTTGNQNLFTVANNTNVLTVGPSSYLDYNGPNPTTAPAYQSLPGYYLANLGNQNLKWEEVKQLDLGLDFNYKGLVEGTFDYYQKRTSRLFNSIPVTYVTGQGSLRGNNGVMDNKGVEGSLRVHILRKADTKLSVWICK, from the coding sequence ATGAATGTTAAATTACGTGTACTGACAGCCGGTGTGTTATTTTTCACAGGGCAGGTAGTATTTGCTCAAAAAGACACAACAAGTTCTAAAAAAGACAAAGAACAGAAAATTGATGAGATTGTTGTGTTAGGTTATAGCAAGACATCTACTAAAGCTAAATCTAATGCTTCCTCAGTAACCATCGGTTCTGAAACATTAGAGAACAGACCCAATATTTCTGTTCTTAACTCTATACAGGGTACAGCGCCAGGTATAGTGGCGAACTCAGCATCTGGATCTCCGGGATCTGGTAAGTTTAATATTATTATCAGAGGACTTAGTTCCTTAAATGGTTCTACGGATCCTTTATATGTTATAGACGGTATCATTACATCAGGATCACAGTTTAGAAACTTAAACCCTAATGATATTGACACGTTCAGTATTCTAAAAGATGCTCAGGCTACTGCAATCTATGGAAACAGAGCTGCGAATGGGGTAGTAGTAATTACCACTAAAGGCGGTAAGTTCAATTCGAAGCTTAGAATTTCTTACGATGCATTAACTTCTTTCTCTGTGTTGCCAAAAACGGATTACAATATGTCTTCCGGACAACAGCTATTACAAGTTCAGAAGAATGCTGGAGCCGGAAAAGGTTCTACGATGTCTCAAAATGATATCAATAATTTCACTACCAATACAGACTGGAGAGATCTGTTTTCCAGAGTAGGTATGAGCCAGCAGCATACATTATCAGTGAGTGCAGGTGGTGAAAATATCAGCAACTTCGTTTCATTGGGTTATGTGGACAGTGAAGGTAACATTCGTGGAACAGACTTCAAAAGATTTACTTTAAGAAATAACCTTAACGGGAAGAGTAACGATGGAAGATTAACCTTCGGTGCTATCTTAGGATTAGGATTTTCAAAAAGAAATCAGTTAGACGACGAAACCAACACGGCTATTAATGCAAACACGGTACAGAACCCACTATTCGGAACTGTACTTTCTGCACCTTACTTACCAGCACCTACATTCAGCAATGGATTGGGATTATTCAACCAAATTGGAACGGCAAGTGGTAACGGAAATGGAGCATACATTCTTTATGATAATATCATGGGAGGTATCAGAAACCAGTTTACTGAAACCAGCTTAACGGCCAACGTAAGTGCTAATTACAAACTTACTTCAGATTTAAGTATTGGAAACAGAACAGGTGTTGATTATAAAAACTATCAAAGACAATTTGCAAGAGCGGCAAACGGTTACTTATCTTTAGTAGTAGCTGCAGGTCAGGGAGCAAAATATGGCGGATTTGAGCAGTTTAATACTGTCAACGATTTAACTTTTAACACGACTACAAACATTACATATAACCATTCATTTGGTGATCATACTATTACTGCTGCCGCTTATTTAGATTATATTAAAGTAAACTGGCAGAGTTATACTCAACAGCAGAACGGTCTTGATCCACTAGTTTGGGAATTCGGTGCAGGAACTGGCTATGTTCCTTTCAATCCGGCTACACCAAATATCTATCGTCCTTCTGCAAGTGCATTGAAAGTTACAGCAGGAACGTTAGCGTATTTTGGAACTTTAGATTATGACTACCAAGGAAAATACGGAGTGTCTGGGGTAATCAGAAGAGATGGATCATACAGATTCCCTAAAGATAACAGATGGGAGACTTTCTGGTCAGTAGCGGCAAGATGGAATATTGATAAAGAAAACTTTATGGAAGGATCTGGGTTCAATTTATTGAAACTAAGAGCTTCCCTTGGAACAACAGGTAACCAGAACTTATTTACAGTTGCTAACAATACCAACGTTCTAACAGTAGGTCCTTCTTCGTATTTGGATTATAACGGACCAAACCCTACTACAGCGCCTGCTTACCAAAGTTTACCAGGATATTATTTGGCTAACCTTGGAAACCAGAATTTAAAGTGGGAAGAAGTAAAACAACTTGATTTAGGATTAGATTTCAACTATAAAGGTTTAGTAGAAGGTACATTTGATTATTATCAAAAAAGAACCTCAAGATTATTCAACTCTATTCCGGTAACTTATGTTACAGGACAAGGTTCCCTGAGAGGTAACAATGGGGTTATGGATAATAAAGGGGTTGAAGGTTCCCTAAGAGTTCATATTCTGAGAAAAGCAGATACAAAACTTTCTGTATGGATATGCAAATAA
- a CDS encoding IS3 family transposase (programmed frameshift), producing MKQGRKIYDPAFKKQAVQLSYERSNISELARELGIEVTMLYKWRKDYQEFGEKSFPGKGNLKQTPEQEKIHELEKRLRDAELERDILKKGNRHFFQERSMKYEFIKNHESLFPIEKMCSVLKVSYSSYYKWKARPLSNRERRKREIKKQITSIYFASKQRYGSPRITVELDSSGFKTSRITVAKYMKELGLRSKLSRKFRVTTDSKHNYLIAENILNRNFLVGSPSQAWVSDITYLQTKDGFLYLTAIIDLFDRKVIGWSLSTGMSTTETSLAAWKMAVKNRKADSKLIFHSDRGVQYASKKFTNTLAFYGVKRSMSRKGNCWDNAVAESFFKSLKTELIYGNKLITREQMELEIFEYIEIWYNKKRRHSTLNYQTIEEFNNQNKIYKNVA from the exons ATGAAACAAGGGCGAAAAATCTATGATCCGGCTTTTAAAAAACAAGCAGTTCAATTGAGCTATGAGCGATCTAATATTTCGGAACTGGCAAGAGAGCTGGGTATTGAAGTAACGATGCTTTACAAATGGAGAAAAGATTATCAGGAATTCGGAGAAAAGAGTTTTCCTGGGAAGGGTAATCTCAAACAAACTCCAGAGCAGGAAAAAATTCATGAATTAGAAAAAAGACTTAGAGATGCAGAGCTTGAGCGTGATATATTAAAAAAAG GCAATCGCCATTTTTTCCAAGAGCGGTCGATGAAATACGAGTTCATTAAGAATCATGAATCTTTATTTCCGATTGAAAAAATGTGCAGTGTTTTAAAAGTAAGCTACAGTAGTTATTATAAATGGAAAGCAAGACCTCTTTCTAATAGAGAGAGACGAAAAAGAGAGATAAAAAAACAAATAACATCTATTTATTTTGCATCAAAGCAACGCTATGGAAGTCCCAGAATTACTGTAGAATTAGACTCATCAGGTTTTAAGACCTCCAGAATAACGGTTGCAAAATATATGAAAGAGCTTGGTTTAAGAAGTAAATTAAGCAGAAAATTTAGAGTAACAACAGATTCAAAACACAATTATTTGATTGCAGAGAACATCCTGAATAGAAACTTTTTGGTTGGCAGTCCATCCCAAGCTTGGGTCTCTGACATCACTTATCTCCAAACCAAAGATGGATTTTTATACCTGACAGCAATTATAGATTTGTTTGATCGAAAAGTAATTGGTTGGAGCTTAAGTACTGGGATGAGTACCACGGAGACAAGTTTAGCTGCCTGGAAAATGGCTGTCAAAAATAGAAAAGCGGACAGTAAATTAATTTTTCACTCAGACAGAGGTGTTCAGTATGCAAGTAAAAAATTCACAAATACTCTTGCTTTTTATGGAGTAAAAAGGAGTATGAGCAGAAAAGGGAATTGTTGGGATAACGCAGTGGCTGAAAGCTTCTTCAAGTCATTGAAAACAGAACTAATTTACGGAAACAAGCTTATCACAAGAGAACAGATGGAACTTGAAATTTTTGAATATATTGAAATATGGTACAATAAAAAAAGAAGGCACAGTACCCTGAATTATCAAACAATAGAAGAATTTAACAATCAAAATAAAATTTACAAAAATGTAGCTTAA